ATTCTTCTTTTTTCCAGAGGTTTATCGGCGTAAAAGTGATTTTATCTGGAGTGGGTTAGGCTTTCTCTATGCTCTAACCCTATGGTTTTGTGCCGGACGGTTTACGGGTGCGGTGATGCTCGGCCAAATGGCTGCTGTTCCCCTGTTGTTGTATCTAGGTTGGGAAACTTTAACCTTACGTCGCCAATTAACCCCTGCTGGTCAACAAACTCCTGTGGAGGGGGAACAGTTAAAGCAGAATGGCTTAGGCGCTTTAAATCGTTTCTTGAAGAGGTCTCCTGCTCCAGAGGTTGCTGTCCCTACCCCTGAAACACCAGAACCGGAAACTCCTGTTACTGAAGAAGAAACGTCTCCAGAGACTCCTATTTCTGTAGGAGGCTCCGAAACGGTGAGTGAACCAGAACTGAGTGTGGAGGAATTGCCCGTTTCGGAGCCAGAACCTGCCGAATTACCGGTTTCGCCTGAACCTGAATCTCAGCCAGAACCAGAGGTGGTGCAAGGGGGAGCTGAATCGAAAGATGAAGAGATAGGGGAGATAGAAACAATTGAGGAAATCGAGGATCAAGGGGCGATCGCCCCAGATGCTCCGGATGAGAGTACGATAGAGTCGGAGCCTGAGCCTGATGAATTTGAGGAATTCTCTGAACCCGTTGTTCCACCAACGCCCGTTCCTTCATCATCTCCGACTCCTCCACAACCGAAATCGAAAACTCTATCGGGGTTATTCGGTTTCTTTGATAGTCTCAAAAGTCGATTCCAAAAGTCGAAGCCTTCGGAAATGTCTTCTTCAGATGCAGAAACTTGGGCTGAAGAAGAGCCAGAGTTATCAACGCCAATGCCAGAAGCCTCAGAAGCCGAAAGTGTAGAGGAACCCGTCGCTGAAGCGCCAGAAACGCCAGAAGCCGAAAGTGTAGAGGAAACTATCGCTGAAGTGCCAGAACCTCCCGAAGCCGAAAGTGTAGAGGAACCCGTCGCTGAAGCGCCAGAAACGCCAGAAGCCGAAAGTGCAGAGGAACCCGTCGCTGAAGCGCCAGAACCTCCCGAAGCCGAAAGTGCAGAGGAACCCGTCGCTGAAGCGCCAGAACCTCCCGAAGCCGAAAGTGCAGAGGAACCCGTTGCTGAAGCACCGGAAACCCCAGAACCTCCCAGCCCAGAAGAAGCGCAAGCACCAGAAAAACAGCCCACAGAAGAGACTGACGCATCCGTTGCACCTGCTGAACCGGAGACCGTGCCAGACGAGGAAATTCCCTCAGAAGAGCTTTCTGAACCGGAAAATGACGAAATTCCACCTCCTTCAGGTTCGGACTTGCCGGAGACTGTTTCAGAGTCTTCTGAGGAGACGAAAGAAGAGGGAGTGGAGTCCTCTATAGAAGCGGAAACTGAAGCAGTGTCAGAAAACAATGAAGAGACCGAACCTGAATCGACAGACTCTCAGGAGAGCAAACCCTCTCATTCTCGGTCTTCAAGACGTAAAAAACGCAGATAACGGCTGATAAACTTTTAATTCGGGGAACACTATTGTAGTGCAAACTCGATAAACTTCCCTGTTAAAATCTGACTACAGACTCAGAACCCTTTTGTCCCTAACCCTTCCCAATAGCACCGTGACAGCAGCAAAAGACTATAAAACTACCGTCCATTTGCCCCAAACTGGCTTTGATATGCGGGCAAATGCACCGAAAAAAGAACCTGAACTGCAAAAATTTTGGGCAGAACATCAGATTTATGAAAAGCTTTCCCAGGAGAATCCAGGGGATGTGTTTATTCTCCATGATGGGCCGCCCTACGCTAATGGTTCTCTGCATATGGGCCATGCTTTGAATAAAATCCTGAAGGATATTATTAATAAATACAAGTTGCTACAAGGCCATAAAGTCCGGTATGTACCGGGGTGGGACTGTCATGGGCTGCCCATTGAACTGAAGGTGCTTCAAGCGATGAAAGGGGAGGAGCGCAAGCAGTTGACTCCTATTACATTACGGCAAAAAGCGGCTGAGTTTGCCCAAAAAACGGTTGATGAACAACGGGAAAGTTTTAAACGCTACGGGGTTTGGGGGAATTGGGAGAATCCTTATTTAACGTTGACTCCCGAATATGAGGCGGCCCAAATTGAGGTGTTTGGGCAAATGGTACTCAAGGGCTATATTTATCGAGGTCTCAAACCGGTACATTGGAGTCCGAGTTCTCGCACAGCTCTGGCTGAGGCAGAGTTGGAGTATCCAGAGGGGCATACGTCCGATAGTATTTATGGGGCGTTCCGGATGGTGCATCTGAATGATGGGGTGTTTTCGGAACTCAATCCGTTTATGCCGGATCTGGGGGTAGCGATTTGGACAACGACACCTTGGACAATTCCCGGAAATTTGGCAGTAGCGGTGAATCCAGGGTTGACCTATGCGGTAGTAGAAACGCCTTGGGGTGAAGCTCCAACGAGCAAGACTCGGAGTAAGGGGTTTGGGAAAGGGAGTGATGCAGAACCGGAATCTACGGGTAAGGGGACGCTGCCGAAGTATATTTTGGTGGCAGAAGGGGCGATCGCCCGCCTCTGTGAAGAACTAGAGATTAAACTGACGCTGAAGGCAACGGTGAAAGGGAAAGATTTGGAGCATTGCACCTATCAACATCCTTTGTTTAATCGCGAGTCACCGGTTGTGATGGGTGGCGATTATGTGACGACGGAGTCTGGAACAGGCTTAGTTCATACAGCTCCCGGCCATGGTCAAGATGACTTTATTGTCGGTCAGCGCTATGGTTTGCCAGTGTTGTCGCCAGTGAATGACGCGGGTGATTTGACCCAATTGGCGGGTAAGTTTGCGGGATTAAATGTGCTAAAGGATGCGAATCCAGCGATTATTGAAGCGCTGACTGAAGCGGGTGCATTAATCAAACAATCGCCCTATGTACATAAGTATCCTTACGATTGGCGCACCAAAAAACCAACGATTTTCCGGGCAACTGAGCAATGGTTTGCGTCGGTGGATAAGTTCCGGGAAACGGCTTTAGAGGCGATCGCGTCGGTGAAATGGATTCCGTCTTCTGGCGAAAACCGGATTACATCCATGGTGCAAGAGAGATCGGACTGGTGTATTTCCAGACAGCGGAGTTGGGGATTGCCCATTCCCGTGTTCTACCATCAGGAAACCAGAGAAGCTCTGTTAACGGAAGAAACGATCGCTCATGTGAAGGATATTATCCGCGAGCAGGGTTCCGATGCCTGGTGGACTCTTTCCGTAGAAGAGTTATTACCGCCCAAATACCAGAAAGAGGCGAAGAACTATCGCAAAGGCATGGATACCATGGATGTGTGGTTTGACTCTGGCTGTTCCTGGGCAGGTGTGGCAGCGGCACGGCAAGAGTTGAAGTATCCCGTGGATTTGTATTTGGAAGGCTCCGATCAACACCGGGGCTGGTTCCAGTCCAGTTTGCTCACCAGTGTGGCAACTCAGGGAATGGCTCCCTATAAAAGTGTTCTCACCCATGGGTTTGCTTTGGATGAACAGGGACGGAAAATGAGTAAGTCTCTGGGGAATGTGGTCGATCCGTTCGACATTATTAACGGCGGTAAGAATAAGAAGGAGGCTCCTCCCTATGGAGCGGATGTGCTGCGTCTGTGGGTGTCCTCGGTGGACTATTCTTCCGATGTCCCCATTGGTAAAACAATTCTGAAACAGTTGGCGGATGTCTATCGCAAGATTCGTAATACCTCCCGGTTCCTGTTGGGGAATTTATATGATTTCGATCCAGAGCGCGATCGCGTCCCCTATGAGGAAATGCCAGAATTAGACCAGTATATGTTGCATCGCATGGGGGAAGTGTTCGCCCAAGTCACTGAAGCGTTTGAAAGTTATCAGTTTTTCCGCTTCTTCCAAACGGTGCAGAATTTCTGCGTAGTGGACTTGTCCAACTTCTATCTGGATATTGCTAAAGATCGGCTCTATATCAGTGCCGAAAATGGCAAACGTCGCCGCAGTTGCCAGACGGTATTGGCGATCTCTATCGAAAATCTAGCACGGGCGATCGCTCCGGTACTCTCCCACATGGCAGAAGACATCTGGCAAAATCTACCCTACAAAACGTCCCATGAGTCCGTATTCCAGTCTGGATGGTTGGTGACGGAACCCTATTGGCACAATCCTCCATTAGCCGAAAAATGGACAAAACTGCGTCAAATTCGTACAGAAGTTAATAAGGTGTTAGAAGGGGCACGGAATGCCAAGGCGATCGGCTCGGCTCTAGAAGCTAAAGTCTTGCTCTATGTGTCGGATGCCAAGATCAAGGAAGACTTAGAAGCCTTTAATCCTCAATTATCCGTCGCCCTCAAACCCCAACCGCAACCGGTGGCAGAAATCCCAGAGAGCGCGCTAGGGGAAGGTTCACCAAGATCTAGCTTGGAAGACCAAACCTTTCATCAACCTGCCCCTACAGAACCTGTCGGATCGGATGCTTCCTCTGCCACCCCTCCAGCAGAGGGATCGTTGGGCGAATTCCTGCAACTTGCTATCCAATGGTGGAATCAATGGCGGCAATGGGTAAAAGATTACCCCCGCGCCTTTTTAACCCTATTCACCTTACTCGGTGGCGCAGCAACCTTAAATGTGGGCTGGACAACGGCTCACACCATGCTTAAATTACCTATTGTCTCCTTACTACTCGAATTGGTCGGTATTATCTATACCATCTGGTTTGTACGTCAACGGTTGTTCTATGCACAAGAGCGCTCTGCTCTCTTGAGTCAGGTGAATACCGCAGTACAAGAGTTTATAGGAACTCAAACACCTCCGAAACCGATGGATGAGGGTTCACCCGTTGCAGAACAAGTCACTTCGACTCCAGTCAGTGATCCCACAACTTCGCTCCGTAAGGACACTGTAGAAAAACCATCCAAGACTCCAGAAGCAGTCACCATTGGTAATGGAGTGGATGAATTGCGCTATCTGTTCATCACTTCTCAGGTGGAACTGGTGGACAATATCAAGGCTGTAGAAGGGCTAGAGCATAAAGCAGTCGTCGATAATCTGGGCATTGGAGTCGTGAAAGCAGAGGGCGAAAAATGCGATCGCTGCTGGAACTATTCCACCCATGTCGGCGAAAGTGCCGAGCATCCTACTTTATGCGAACGGTGTGTTTCTGCCCTAGATGGGGAATTTTAAGGCACGCCTAAATCTAGGAGATGAGGGAGAATCGATTGTACTCTCCCTCTTTTATGGGTTGGATATATAGCCGTGAAAGAGTTGATTAGGACAGTGAGGTTATGGTTTGAGGCAAGAGGCAATAGAAAATGTCCAAGAAATCATTTCTCAAGGACAGGACATGCTAGATTTTGCCAAGAATTACAGTAATTGCCTTTGCTATAGCGTGAAAAATGGTTTTCCATTACCCATTACCTATTACCCTTCTGCCGCGCGAAGCGCTGTAACTTGTCCAACCCATCAACGGTTCTTCTCCTAAATTCCAGAATCTAGTGCGTTCTGTTCCTAGCTTTAGAATCAATTCCTGACTTTGATTAATAGAACCAATTGCCTCACAAGATAATCCCCGCTCGTGAAAAGCGTTCTGAATGAAAGGCACATATTGCGATCGCGCGCTTAATAAAAACCCGTAACTGGGAAAACTCTGTAACCAAGCCATGCGATCGCAGTTTATCGGTTGGACAATTGCGTCTAAGTCAATCACTGCACCACATCCAGAGGTTTCTAATAACATCAGCGCTGTTCCCAATACGCCCCCCATACTAATATCTTTGCCAGCATCGCACCAGCCAGAATGGGCAATTTGCGGCAGAATAGCCAGATCGTCGCGAAGGCGTTGGCGATCGCTTTTTGTGGCAGCATTCCAGAAGAGATAATCTTGATAAAATTCGCCTCGTAAGTCAATTACCATCAACAAGACATCTCCTTCTTGGGCATTAAAACTCGTTATTAGATGTTGAGCTTGTCCTAAAATAGCCACAGAGAGCGCGCTATAAGGACTATTTCCATTCGTATGTCCTCCCACGATAGGCACATGATACGCCTCTGCTGCGGCTTGCATCCCTTCCCAAAGTTGACGACTCTCGCTGGTTGAAGGCAACCACAACGTATCGACAACAGCAAGGGGTTCGCCTCCCATGGCATAGATATCGCTCACATTCACCATCACAGCACACCAGCCGGCAAACCAAGGCTCTTGTGTGACTAAAGAAGGGAGCATTCCCTCAGTAGCCAATAACAGATAGCGATCGCCTTGCCAAATCGCCGCACAGTCATCTCCGAGTAAAATAGATTGCGGATCTTTATCCGGATTTCCACCAAGATATCGGGCGGCAAGCTGGATATCTTGCTTCTGTCGAATACCCACAGAACGACGCAACTGGGCGACGAAGTCTGATAATGCCACCATAACTTAAGCAACCTCTAACCACTGAGGGATTCCCTGGGGGCGCAGTTCGCCATTGGGAGGATAATAAGCAAGATTTGCTTGCATCAGATAGTGAGGGCGATCGCAAATCGTCAACTCTTGCAATGAATCCCAATGCAGCCGTTGAAAGAAGCGCACATTTTGTAATTGTACGGTTGCCAAAAACTGCGAGCAGCCCCAAGTCTGAGCCGTTTGCACAGCCTTTT
The genomic region above belongs to Roseofilum reptotaenium CS-1145 and contains:
- the ileS gene encoding isoleucine--tRNA ligase translates to MTAAKDYKTTVHLPQTGFDMRANAPKKEPELQKFWAEHQIYEKLSQENPGDVFILHDGPPYANGSLHMGHALNKILKDIINKYKLLQGHKVRYVPGWDCHGLPIELKVLQAMKGEERKQLTPITLRQKAAEFAQKTVDEQRESFKRYGVWGNWENPYLTLTPEYEAAQIEVFGQMVLKGYIYRGLKPVHWSPSSRTALAEAELEYPEGHTSDSIYGAFRMVHLNDGVFSELNPFMPDLGVAIWTTTPWTIPGNLAVAVNPGLTYAVVETPWGEAPTSKTRSKGFGKGSDAEPESTGKGTLPKYILVAEGAIARLCEELEIKLTLKATVKGKDLEHCTYQHPLFNRESPVVMGGDYVTTESGTGLVHTAPGHGQDDFIVGQRYGLPVLSPVNDAGDLTQLAGKFAGLNVLKDANPAIIEALTEAGALIKQSPYVHKYPYDWRTKKPTIFRATEQWFASVDKFRETALEAIASVKWIPSSGENRITSMVQERSDWCISRQRSWGLPIPVFYHQETREALLTEETIAHVKDIIREQGSDAWWTLSVEELLPPKYQKEAKNYRKGMDTMDVWFDSGCSWAGVAAARQELKYPVDLYLEGSDQHRGWFQSSLLTSVATQGMAPYKSVLTHGFALDEQGRKMSKSLGNVVDPFDIINGGKNKKEAPPYGADVLRLWVSSVDYSSDVPIGKTILKQLADVYRKIRNTSRFLLGNLYDFDPERDRVPYEEMPELDQYMLHRMGEVFAQVTEAFESYQFFRFFQTVQNFCVVDLSNFYLDIAKDRLYISAENGKRRRSCQTVLAISIENLARAIAPVLSHMAEDIWQNLPYKTSHESVFQSGWLVTEPYWHNPPLAEKWTKLRQIRTEVNKVLEGARNAKAIGSALEAKVLLYVSDAKIKEDLEAFNPQLSVALKPQPQPVAEIPESALGEGSPRSSLEDQTFHQPAPTEPVGSDASSATPPAEGSLGEFLQLAIQWWNQWRQWVKDYPRAFLTLFTLLGGAATLNVGWTTAHTMLKLPIVSLLLELVGIIYTIWFVRQRLFYAQERSALLSQVNTAVQEFIGTQTPPKPMDEGSPVAEQVTSTPVSDPTTSLRKDTVEKPSKTPEAVTIGNGVDELRYLFITSQVELVDNIKAVEGLEHKAVVDNLGIGVVKAEGEKCDRCWNYSTHVGESAEHPTLCERCVSALDGEF
- a CDS encoding sll0787 family AIR synthase-like protein produces the protein MVALSDFVAQLRRSVGIRQKQDIQLAARYLGGNPDKDPQSILLGDDCAAIWQGDRYLLLATEGMLPSLVTQEPWFAGWCAVMVNVSDIYAMGGEPLAVVDTLWLPSTSESRQLWEGMQAAAEAYHVPIVGGHTNGNSPYSALSVAILGQAQHLITSFNAQEGDVLLMVIDLRGEFYQDYLFWNAATKSDRQRLRDDLAILPQIAHSGWCDAGKDISMGGVLGTALMLLETSGCGAVIDLDAIVQPINCDRMAWLQSFPSYGFLLSARSQYVPFIQNAFHERGLSCEAIGSINQSQELILKLGTERTRFWNLGEEPLMGWTSYSASRGRRVIGNG
- a CDS encoding Ycf66 family protein translates to MARILALAVGLGSFAFYMAFFFFPEVYRRKSDFIWSGLGFLYALTLWFCAGRFTGAVMLGQMAAVPLLLYLGWETLTLRRQLTPAGQQTPVEGEQLKQNGLGALNRFLKRSPAPEVAVPTPETPEPETPVTEEETSPETPISVGGSETVSEPELSVEELPVSEPEPAELPVSPEPESQPEPEVVQGGAESKDEEIGEIETIEEIEDQGAIAPDAPDESTIESEPEPDEFEEFSEPVVPPTPVPSSSPTPPQPKSKTLSGLFGFFDSLKSRFQKSKPSEMSSSDAETWAEEEPELSTPMPEASEAESVEEPVAEAPETPEAESVEETIAEVPEPPEAESVEEPVAEAPETPEAESAEEPVAEAPEPPEAESAEEPVAEAPEPPEAESAEEPVAEAPETPEPPSPEEAQAPEKQPTEETDASVAPAEPETVPDEEIPSEELSEPENDEIPPPSGSDLPETVSESSEETKEEGVESSIEAETEAVSENNEETEPESTDSQESKPSHSRSSRRKKRR